The following are encoded together in the Kutzneria kofuensis genome:
- a CDS encoding NAD(P)-dependent oxidoreductase, translating into MTSVTVLGLGPMGQALTSAFVAAGHQTTAWSRSPGTPAPVGAARATSATEAIEAGELTVVCVRGEAAVAAVLDPIDDLAGRAVINLTSGSPVQARARAAWAAERKVDYLAGAIMTPTPSIGTPAALTLYSGPESLHRRWADTLAALGGTARYLGADPGRAAAFDVSLLDMFWQSVSGIVHGLALARAEGISGSDLVPFGRTMAGLLPDMVTRFAGQLDRGEFPGTRSTIASAEPGLAHIAETAEYHNIDASSLHAGLTLIRRAIAAGHATDGLARLADVLNPRESRSQAHRM; encoded by the coding sequence ATGACCAGCGTGACCGTGCTCGGCCTCGGACCCATGGGCCAGGCTTTGACCAGCGCATTTGTCGCCGCCGGCCATCAGACGACGGCTTGGAGCCGCAGTCCGGGCACGCCGGCTCCGGTTGGCGCCGCCCGAGCCACTTCGGCGACCGAGGCCATCGAGGCCGGCGAGTTGACCGTCGTGTGCGTACGCGGGGAGGCGGCCGTGGCGGCGGTGCTCGACCCCATCGACGACCTCGCCGGCCGCGCCGTGATCAACCTGACCTCGGGTTCGCCGGTCCAGGCCCGAGCCCGCGCAGCCTGGGCCGCCGAGCGGAAGGTCGACTATCTCGCCGGCGCGATCATGACGCCCACGCCGAGCATCGGCACGCCCGCCGCGCTGACGCTCTACAGCGGTCCGGAGTCCCTCCACCGCCGCTGGGCCGACACCCTCGCCGCCCTCGGCGGCACCGCGCGCTACCTCGGCGCGGACCCCGGCCGCGCCGCCGCCTTCGACGTCTCGCTGCTGGACATGTTCTGGCAGTCCGTCTCCGGCATCGTCCACGGCCTCGCTCTGGCCCGGGCCGAGGGCATCTCCGGCTCGGATCTCGTTCCGTTCGGCCGAACCATGGCCGGCCTGCTGCCCGACATGGTCACCCGCTTCGCCGGCCAACTCGACCGGGGCGAGTTCCCCGGCACCCGCTCCACCATCGCCTCCGCCGAGCCCGGCCTCGCGCACATCGCCGAGACCGCCGAGTACCACAACATCGATGCCTCGTCCCTGCACGCCGGCCTGACCCTGATCCGGCGTGCCATCGCCGCCGGCCACGCCACCGACGGCCTGGCCCGCCTGGCCGACGTCCTGAACCCCCGCGAGTCCCGCTCTCAGGCACACCGAATGTAG
- the uraD gene encoding 2-oxo-4-hydroxy-4-carboxy-5-ureidoimidazoline decarboxylase: protein MKLDEAALSACLAVPRWVRAVLDGQPYDSPAALLAVAEREAATLTAEEVELALADHPRIGDKTGSAASRAEQSGVDNADEFVAANREYEQRFGRIYLVCAAGRGGAELLADLRSRLANDPDTELAVTVRELGKIALLRLAKVVS from the coding sequence ATGAAACTCGACGAGGCGGCGCTGTCGGCGTGCCTGGCCGTGCCGCGGTGGGTGCGGGCGGTGCTCGACGGGCAGCCCTACGACTCCCCCGCGGCGCTGCTCGCGGTGGCCGAGCGGGAGGCGGCAACGCTGACCGCCGAGGAAGTCGAGCTCGCGCTGGCCGACCATCCGCGGATCGGCGACAAGACCGGCAGCGCCGCCTCCCGGGCCGAACAGTCCGGAGTGGACAACGCCGACGAGTTCGTCGCCGCCAACCGCGAGTACGAACAGCGGTTCGGCCGGATCTACCTCGTCTGCGCCGCCGGCCGCGGCGGCGCGGAGCTGCTGGCCGACCTGCGGTCACGGCTGGCCAACGATCCCGACACCGAACTGGCCGTCACCGTCCGAGAACTCGGCAAGATCGCGCTGCTGCGCCTGGCGAAGGTCGTCTCATGA
- a CDS encoding helix-turn-helix domain-containing protein: MDLEAEFTTEPFRAEAGGEPPAHAAQAAEQARKSGLDTTFGPLGTTVRGSSDQVLDALPEIFRAALAGGATRVTLRLGVPGGEDSAPAGIGSLERVIAEVEAELGGSLSSLSRADKQRAVRLLEERGAFEMRRSVPAVAEALGVTRFTVYNYLNRSGS; this comes from the coding sequence GTGGATCTGGAGGCCGAGTTCACCACCGAGCCGTTCCGCGCCGAGGCCGGCGGCGAGCCGCCCGCGCACGCGGCGCAGGCCGCCGAGCAGGCGCGAAAGTCGGGGCTGGACACGACGTTCGGGCCGCTCGGCACGACCGTGCGCGGCTCGTCGGACCAGGTGTTGGACGCGCTGCCGGAGATCTTCCGCGCGGCGCTGGCCGGTGGGGCGACCCGCGTGACGTTACGACTCGGCGTGCCCGGCGGCGAGGACTCCGCGCCGGCCGGAATCGGTTCACTGGAGCGGGTCATCGCCGAAGTGGAGGCCGAACTCGGCGGTTCGCTGAGTTCGCTGTCCCGGGCCGACAAGCAGCGGGCCGTGCGGTTGCTGGAGGAGCGCGGCGCGTTCGAGATGCGCCGGTCCGTGCCCGCGGTGGCCGAGGCGCTCGGCGTCACCCGATTCACCGTCTACAACTACCTGAACAGGTCCGGTTCATGA
- the uraH gene encoding hydroxyisourate hydrolase, protein MITTHVLDTTSGQPAAGVLVRLESGGRTIGDGVTDDDGRCRSLGPEHVEAGVYRLVFDTDTYFARVGREAFFPEVTVTFRITDTGRHHHVPVLLSPFSFTSYRGS, encoded by the coding sequence ATGATCACAACGCATGTCCTCGACACCACCTCCGGACAGCCCGCTGCGGGCGTGCTGGTGCGGCTGGAGTCCGGCGGCCGGACCATCGGCGACGGCGTCACCGACGACGACGGCCGCTGCCGTTCGCTGGGTCCCGAGCACGTCGAGGCCGGCGTCTACCGGCTGGTCTTCGACACCGACACCTACTTCGCGCGGGTCGGGCGCGAGGCGTTCTTCCCCGAGGTGACCGTGACGTTCCGGATCACCGACACCGGCCGGCACCACCACGTGCCGGTCCTGCTGAGCCCGTTTTCCTTCACCAGCTACCGAGGGAGCTGA
- a CDS encoding RICIN domain-containing protein yields the protein MLLSPRAIRTAVLVPLAIAAVALTGLSPAHADRTYPPPESGDVVFFQTNSGTTGADIRCMQVDKGRMDDFAPVDQFGCEYGANQAWRMGQVNGDPNVFWLQNVGTGKCLDDYAFGTAQGNPIIQYTCLVGTNQQWRMTWSYNDGYAEFQNVNSGLCLSVDGLNTSNYRRFVQNPCYGFSNERFDPIWPAH from the coding sequence ATGCTGCTTTCACCCCGCGCGATTCGCACCGCGGTGCTGGTTCCGCTCGCGATCGCCGCCGTGGCGCTGACGGGTCTCAGCCCCGCCCACGCCGACCGGACCTATCCACCGCCGGAGAGCGGCGATGTGGTGTTCTTCCAGACCAACAGCGGCACCACCGGCGCCGACATCAGGTGCATGCAGGTCGACAAGGGACGCATGGACGACTTCGCCCCGGTCGATCAGTTCGGGTGCGAGTACGGAGCCAACCAGGCCTGGCGGATGGGCCAGGTCAACGGCGACCCGAACGTGTTCTGGCTGCAGAATGTCGGCACCGGCAAGTGCCTGGACGACTACGCGTTCGGCACGGCCCAGGGCAACCCGATCATCCAGTACACCTGCCTCGTCGGCACGAACCAGCAGTGGCGGATGACCTGGAGCTACAACGACGGGTACGCGGAGTTCCAGAACGTGAACAGCGGCCTGTGCCTGTCGGTGGACGGCCTCAACACCAGCAACTACCGCCGTTTCGTCCAGAACCCGTGCTACGGCTTCAGCAATGAGCGGTTCGACCCGATCTGGCCGGCGCACTGA
- a CDS encoding S1 family peptidase, producing MRTLRMIALLTVTLLIGLSAAPPAEAIIGGRPADRAYPFMASLQTKFPPGSPFGQWCGASLIAPQWVITAGHCVHGAEEHPELYQVRIGSADNSTGGDLRSVTKIVTNPGYGSWPEDGTDRYEADMALVKLNTPVPERPVHFGLSTQPQPVRAIGWGKMCADAGCTTYTAPKMLQQLDTEILSPEQCMDSAIPTKQNPWYEPCVGSVSRHANAAAGDSGGPVLAKAGGQWLLLGVCSHGPAVGDKFPQTEPGTAPNFYTSVPAHLAWILRTITT from the coding sequence ATGCGAACCCTGCGCATGATCGCGCTGTTGACGGTCACCCTGCTCATCGGCCTGAGCGCTGCCCCGCCGGCGGAGGCGATCATCGGCGGCCGACCGGCCGACCGAGCCTATCCGTTCATGGCGTCGCTGCAGACGAAGTTCCCGCCGGGCTCCCCGTTCGGGCAGTGGTGCGGCGCCTCCCTGATCGCCCCGCAGTGGGTGATCACGGCCGGGCACTGCGTCCACGGCGCCGAGGAACACCCGGAGCTGTACCAGGTTCGGATCGGCTCGGCCGACAACAGCACCGGCGGCGACCTGCGGAGCGTGACGAAGATCGTCACCAATCCCGGTTACGGCAGCTGGCCCGAGGACGGCACCGACCGGTACGAGGCCGACATGGCCCTGGTGAAGCTGAACACGCCGGTGCCGGAGCGGCCCGTCCACTTCGGACTGTCCACGCAGCCGCAGCCGGTCCGGGCAATCGGCTGGGGCAAGATGTGTGCTGACGCCGGCTGCACGACGTACACCGCACCGAAGATGCTCCAGCAGTTGGACACCGAGATCCTGTCGCCGGAGCAGTGCATGGACTCGGCGATCCCGACCAAGCAGAACCCGTGGTACGAACCCTGTGTCGGCAGCGTCTCGCGACACGCCAACGCGGCCGCGGGCGACTCCGGCGGTCCCGTGCTGGCGAAGGCGGGCGGCCAGTGGCTGCTCCTCGGCGTGTGCAGCCATGGCCCCGCCGTCGGCGACAAGTTCCCGCAGACCGAGCCGGGCACGGCTCCGAACTTCTACACGAGCGTGCCGGCCCACCTCGCCTGGATCCTGAGGACGATCACCACCTGA
- the pucL gene encoding factor-independent urate hydroxylase, with product MAVHLGPNQYGKAENRLVTVSRNGSVHQLRDLTVSTSLRGELAATHLTGDNSGVVPTDTQKNTVYAFAKEAPVGEIEEFALRLGRHFVGSFEQITGARVLIEEHPWGRIAANDHSFVRGSDEKRTTAVTVDGSQAWVVSGLRDLVVLKTTGSEFHGYPRDKYTTLPETNDRILATAVSAQWRFSSLDVDWSKSFTDAREAMLTAFASTHSLSLQQTLYAMGEAVLEARPEIAEVRLSLPNKHHFVVDLSKFGLENNNEVFYAADRPYGLIEGTVLRDDAPDAGLAWHTLPAF from the coding sequence GTGGCCGTCCACCTTGGTCCCAACCAGTACGGCAAGGCCGAGAACCGCCTGGTGACGGTGTCCCGCAACGGCTCCGTGCATCAGCTGCGGGACCTGACCGTGAGCACGTCCCTGCGCGGCGAGCTCGCCGCCACCCACCTGACCGGCGACAACTCCGGGGTCGTGCCGACCGACACGCAGAAGAACACCGTCTACGCCTTCGCCAAGGAGGCGCCCGTCGGCGAGATCGAGGAGTTCGCGCTGCGGCTGGGCCGGCACTTCGTGGGCTCGTTCGAGCAGATCACCGGCGCTCGCGTGTTGATCGAGGAGCACCCGTGGGGACGGATCGCCGCCAACGACCACTCTTTCGTCCGTGGCTCCGACGAGAAGCGCACCACCGCCGTGACCGTCGACGGTTCGCAGGCGTGGGTCGTTTCGGGGCTGCGGGATCTGGTCGTGCTGAAGACGACCGGGTCCGAGTTCCACGGCTACCCGCGGGACAAGTACACGACTTTGCCGGAGACCAACGACCGGATCCTCGCCACCGCCGTCAGCGCCCAGTGGCGGTTCTCGTCGCTGGACGTCGACTGGTCCAAGAGCTTCACCGATGCTCGTGAGGCGATGCTGACCGCCTTCGCCTCCACGCACAGCCTGTCCTTGCAGCAGACGCTGTACGCCATGGGTGAGGCCGTGCTGGAGGCTCGGCCGGAGATCGCCGAGGTTCGGTTGTCGCTGCCCAACAAGCATCACTTCGTCGTGGACCTCAGCAAGTTCGGGCTGGAGAACAACAACGAGGTCTTCTACGCCGCCGACCGACCGTACGGGCTGATCGAGGGAACCGTGCTGCGCGACGACGCGCCTGACGCCGGCCTGGCCTGGCACACGCTGCCGGCGTTCTAG
- a CDS encoding ATP-binding protein, whose amino-acid sequence MSVHGGRMSLGEMVARLRSSRGLSQEQLAEQSGISVRAIGEIERGATRRPHRETLRALAGTLGLTPEEHEAFAGAARSTPPPDTRRRRTATRPALPAPVTSIVGRSDDLSAVLRLVQDSAVRLVTITGTGGVGKTRLALEVGWRAAGRFESVRGLDLSPLRHPDDVPQALAESLRTPDPAALIGDGRWLLVLDSFEHVAAAATTVATLLAGCPRLTVLVTSRSPLRLRGEHLWPLVPLSTPDGDDAAGLADNAAVRLLVERTAAVRPGFTLTVDNAAAVAALCRRLDGLPLALELAAARLRTQAPAQVLAQVRDLHGDTVDLADRHLSLRRTVEWSTRGLTDLDRRLFGLLGAFAGGADPVDIEAVLGAPSLSLATLAAHSLVTVTEQAGYPRIGMLDTIREVVEDQLTSGDDRDAHAGHFLRLVRDGDPRLADEQENVRAAIQHAVDAAPTLLQVATVRALTNHYVARGRFAEGRRMLTGAAGVAPTEQARAWALHGAAVTANQSGDPQAALALATAAAETFGADPEGRAATLTLIGNAHKFAGRYEEAAAAYTGVLDQARITGDARRETIALNNLGALAHDRGAYAEAIGYHSAALSRKREIGDRRGVAVAQLNLGAVRNDTGDHTGAATLLTESAATFAALGEPGSEAFALALLAQSQAGLARWEDAAATGRRALELARRAEHAQAMGLALLALGLTAAANGDPGDADRLFREALTFPIGLPDQARIREHLDGRAPAVLRAGDR is encoded by the coding sequence GTGTCGGTGCACGGGGGCCGGATGTCGCTCGGCGAGATGGTGGCAAGACTGCGAAGCAGCCGCGGCTTGTCACAGGAGCAGTTGGCGGAGCAGAGCGGGATCAGCGTCCGCGCGATCGGAGAGATCGAGCGCGGCGCCACCCGGCGTCCGCACCGCGAGACGCTCCGCGCCCTCGCCGGCACACTGGGCCTGACGCCGGAGGAGCACGAGGCGTTCGCGGGGGCCGCCCGGTCGACACCACCGCCGGACACCCGCCGCCGGCGTACGGCGACCCGCCCGGCGCTGCCGGCGCCGGTGACGTCGATCGTCGGCCGGTCCGACGACCTGTCCGCGGTGCTGCGGCTGGTCCAGGACTCCGCGGTCCGGCTGGTCACGATCACCGGTACCGGCGGGGTCGGCAAGACCCGGCTCGCGCTGGAGGTCGGCTGGCGCGCGGCGGGACGGTTCGAATCCGTGCGCGGCCTCGACCTGAGCCCCCTGCGACACCCCGACGACGTCCCGCAGGCGCTGGCGGAGTCCCTGCGCACCCCCGACCCGGCCGCGCTGATCGGCGACGGGCGATGGCTGCTGGTGCTGGACAGCTTCGAACACGTGGCCGCGGCGGCCACCACCGTGGCCACGCTGCTGGCCGGATGCCCGCGGCTGACCGTGCTGGTGACCAGCCGTTCGCCGCTGCGGCTGCGCGGGGAGCACCTGTGGCCGCTGGTTCCACTGTCCACTCCGGACGGTGACGACGCGGCCGGCCTGGCCGACAACGCGGCGGTCCGGCTCCTGGTCGAACGCACCGCAGCGGTCCGGCCGGGATTCACGCTCACCGTGGACAACGCCGCCGCGGTCGCCGCGCTGTGCCGGCGGCTGGACGGTCTGCCGCTGGCCCTGGAACTGGCCGCGGCCCGGCTGCGCACGCAGGCGCCGGCACAGGTGCTCGCCCAGGTCCGCGACCTGCACGGCGACACCGTGGACTTGGCCGACCGGCACCTGAGCCTGCGCCGCACGGTCGAGTGGAGCACGCGCGGGCTCACCGATCTCGACCGGCGGTTGTTCGGATTGCTGGGTGCGTTCGCGGGTGGCGCCGACCCGGTCGACATCGAGGCCGTGCTCGGCGCACCGTCGCTGTCACTGGCGACGCTCGCCGCGCACAGCCTGGTCACTGTCACGGAGCAGGCCGGCTACCCCCGGATCGGCATGCTGGACACCATCCGGGAAGTGGTGGAGGACCAGCTCACCAGCGGCGATGATCGCGACGCGCATGCCGGCCACTTCCTACGCCTGGTCCGCGACGGCGATCCCCGGCTGGCCGACGAGCAGGAGAACGTACGAGCCGCCATCCAGCACGCGGTCGACGCCGCCCCCACGTTGCTGCAGGTGGCAACCGTGCGTGCCCTGACCAACCATTACGTGGCCCGGGGCCGGTTCGCGGAGGGGCGCCGGATGCTGACCGGGGCGGCCGGTGTCGCGCCCACCGAGCAGGCCCGAGCCTGGGCCTTGCACGGCGCCGCGGTCACCGCGAACCAGAGTGGCGACCCGCAGGCGGCTCTGGCCTTGGCCACGGCCGCCGCCGAGACCTTCGGCGCCGACCCGGAGGGCCGGGCCGCGACGCTGACCCTGATCGGCAACGCCCACAAGTTCGCCGGGCGGTACGAGGAGGCCGCGGCCGCCTACACCGGTGTGCTCGATCAGGCCCGGATCACCGGCGATGCCCGCCGGGAGACGATCGCGCTGAACAACTTGGGCGCGCTCGCGCACGACCGCGGCGCGTATGCCGAGGCGATCGGCTATCACTCCGCCGCGCTGAGCCGCAAGCGCGAGATCGGCGATCGGCGCGGCGTCGCGGTGGCTCAACTCAACCTCGGCGCGGTACGGAACGACACGGGTGATCACACCGGCGCGGCAACCCTGTTGACCGAGTCTGCCGCGACGTTCGCCGCCCTCGGCGAACCCGGTTCCGAGGCGTTCGCGCTGGCCCTGCTGGCCCAGTCCCAGGCCGGCCTGGCCCGCTGGGAAGACGCCGCGGCCACCGGTCGGCGGGCGCTGGAACTGGCCCGGAGGGCCGAGCACGCCCAGGCGATGGGGCTCGCGCTGCTCGCACTCGGCCTGACCGCGGCCGCCAACGGCGACCCGGGCGACGCCGACCGCTTGTTCCGCGAGGCGCTGACCTTCCCCATCGGCCTGCCGGACCAGGCTCGCATCCGCGAGCACTTGGACGGCCGGGCCCCGGCCGTGCTCCGGGCCGGCGACCGCTGA
- a CDS encoding ArsR/SmtB family transcription factor has product MRTSFHPAAADISLAAVMHALSDPARLAIVAMLASTDGEICNHAGTDLDLHKSTISHHYRVLREAGVTLTTMEGRNRVVRLRTEDLNARFPGLLDAVLAALAR; this is encoded by the coding sequence GTGCGTACCTCGTTCCACCCGGCCGCGGCCGACATCAGCCTGGCCGCGGTCATGCACGCGCTGTCCGACCCGGCGCGGCTGGCCATCGTCGCGATGCTGGCCTCGACCGACGGCGAGATCTGCAACCACGCCGGCACCGACCTGGACCTGCACAAGTCGACGATCTCCCACCACTACCGGGTCCTGCGCGAGGCCGGCGTCACGCTGACGACCATGGAGGGGCGCAACCGGGTGGTGCGGCTGCGCACCGAAGACCTCAACGCCCGCTTTCCCGGTCTGCTCGACGCGGTGCTGGCGGCGCTCGCCCGGTGA
- a CDS encoding pyridoxamine 5'-phosphate oxidase family protein — protein MQPNEVAEILNRPLSRELLARDLCRLAYVAKDGTPRTIPIAFTWNGSEIVLCTTKNAPKLHALRHNPAVALTIDTEVHPPKILLIRGRVELDVVDGIPEEYLQMNGSYEMTPEQRVEWEAEVRSLYDGMVRIVVTPTWAKLIDFETTLPSAVEELVKRRAERQSA, from the coding sequence ATGCAGCCGAACGAGGTCGCCGAGATCCTGAACCGCCCGCTGAGCCGGGAACTGCTGGCTCGGGACCTGTGCCGGCTGGCCTACGTGGCCAAGGACGGCACGCCTCGCACGATCCCGATCGCCTTCACCTGGAACGGCTCGGAGATCGTCCTGTGCACGACCAAGAACGCGCCCAAGTTGCACGCCCTGCGCCACAACCCGGCGGTGGCGCTGACCATCGACACCGAGGTCCACCCGCCGAAGATCCTGCTCATCCGCGGTCGGGTCGAGTTGGACGTCGTCGACGGCATCCCCGAGGAGTACCTGCAGATGAACGGCTCCTACGAGATGACGCCCGAGCAGCGGGTCGAGTGGGAGGCCGAGGTCCGGTCGCTCTACGACGGCATGGTGCGCATCGTCGTGACGCCGACCTGGGCCAAGCTGATCGACTTCGAGACGACCCTGCCCTCGGCGGTCGAGGAGCTGGTCAAGCGGCGAGCCGAACGTCAGAGTGCTTAA